One Dioscorea cayenensis subsp. rotundata cultivar TDr96_F1 chromosome 17, TDr96_F1_v2_PseudoChromosome.rev07_lg8_w22 25.fasta, whole genome shotgun sequence DNA window includes the following coding sequences:
- the LOC120280890 gene encoding probable LRR receptor-like serine/threonine-protein kinase At3g47570, whose translation MKTKTSSSLPVPYEEFPRVTYNDLVRATDGFSSGNLIGKGKHASVYKGTLHGINNTIMMVAIKVFSLNIRGASKSFLSECESLRSIRHRNLIKIITSCVSTDSEGNDFKALVLDLMPNGSLDSWLHPVENQQHQSPLSLIHRLNVAIDVADALEYLHHSCQPPIVHCDLKPSNVLLDDDMNAHVGDFGLAKILMNNNNNNSLQSWTTSTGIIRGTIGYVPPEYGFGSEVSTMGDVYSYGILVLELLTGKRPVDESFKDGMTMIKFAETYASPERIMEIMDPSMFSEEDDDSEYRNQKECVLSVVALGLVCCAESSIERPSMCHVAAQMLKIRDGFFELVY comes from the exons atgaaaacaaagaCTTCATCGTCCTTGCCTGTTCCATATGAAGAGTTTCCGAGAGTTACATACAATGATTTGGTCAGAGCAACAGATGGTTTCTCTTCCGGTAATCTCATCGGAAAAGGAAAGCATGCCTCTGTTTACAAAGGAACTCTTCATGGCATCAACAACACCATAATGATGGTCGCCATTAAAGTCTTCAGCCTCAACATAAGAGGAGCTTCAAAGAGCTTTCTCTCTGAATGTGAATCACTCAGAAGCATCCGACACCGGAATCTCATCAAGATCATCACTTCATGCGTGAGCACTGATTCAGAAGGCAATGACTTCAAAGCTCTGGTTTTAGACTTGATGCCAAATGGAAGCTTGGATTCATGGTTACATCCAGTGGAGAATCAACAACACCAAAGTCCTCTAAGTTTAATTCACAGATTGAATGTGGCCATTGATGTTGCTGATGCGTTGGAGTATCTTCATCACTCTTGCCAACCTCCAATTGTTCATTGTGATCTGAAGCCAAGCAATGTTCTCTTGGACGATGACATGAATGCTCATGTCGGAGACTTTGGACTTGCAAAGATACTAatgaacaacaataacaacaactcATTGCAAAGCTGGACAACCTCAACTGGGATCATCAGAGGAACCATTGGTTATGTTCCTCCAG AGTATGGCTTTGGGAGTGAGGTGTCAACCATGGGAGATGTGTACAGTTATGGGATCCTTGTTCTGGAGTTGCTGACAGGAAAGAGACCAGTTGATGAGAGTTTCAAGGATGGTATGACAATGATAAAATTTGCTGAGACTTACGCATCTCCGGAGAGAATCATGGAGATCATGGATCCATCAATGTTCtcagaagaagatgatgacagTGAATACAGAAACCAAAAGGAGTGTGTGCTCTCTGTTGTGGCTTTAGGCCTTGTATGCTGTGCTGAATCTTCAATTGAGAGGCCTAGCATGTGTCATGTTGCAGCTCAAATGCTTAAAATAAGGGATGGATTCTTTGAACTTGTTTATTGA
- the LOC120281271 gene encoding receptor kinase-like protein Xa21, translating into MPLIGPSIDSLVNCSNLQSLSVAFNDLGGVLPLSVANFSKEMIHLYMDYNHFSGILPHGIENLVSLNILQFSNNQLTGPIPEHIGQFAKLQVLSLGDNKFTGYIPSSIGNLTLLSDIYLSGNRFEGTIPSSMITLRQLKTLALSNNRFSGRMPGEILGQFFSLSVLDLANNSFNGTIPFEIGSLINLQQLQLSGNRLTGEIPGTISGCVVLEDLNLQGNLITGSIPPSLGKLKGLKNLNLSHNSLSGGIPSSFSNLKLLQTLGLSNNNLSGWKC; encoded by the exons ATGCCACTGATTGGACCTTCGATTGATTCCTTGGTGAATTGCAGCAACTTGCAGAGTCTCTCTGTTGCATTCAATGATCTCGGAGGTGTGTTACCTCTGTCAGTAGCCAACTTCTCCAAGGAGATGATCCATTTGTACATGGATTACAACCATTTCTCAGGGATCCTTCCTCATGGGATTGAAAACTTAGTCAGTTTGAATATCTTGCAATTCAGTAATAATCAACTGACTGGCCCAATTCCAGAGCACATTGGACAGTTTGCCAAGTTACAGGTTTTGAGTTTGGGCGACAACAAGTTCACAGGCTACATTCCCTCCAGCATTGGCAATCTGACTTTGTTGTCAGATATCTACTTATCTGGGAATAGATTTGAAGGCACTATACCTTCTTCTATGATAACTCTCAGGCAACTCAAAACACTGGCCCTCTCTAACAACAGATTTAGTGGGAGAATGCCTGGAGAAATCCTTGGACAATTCTTTTCACTCTCTGTTCTTGATTTAGCCAACAACTCTTTCAATGGAACTATTCCTTTTGAAATTGGAAGCTTGATAAATCTACAACAATTGCAGTTGAGTGGGAACAGATTGACAGGTGAAATCCCTGGGACTATCAGTGGATGTGTAGTCTTAGAAGACCTCAATTTGCAAGGTAATCTCATTACTGGATCCATTCCTCCATCTCTAGGCAAACTAAAAGGTCTCAAAAATTTAAACCTTTCACACAATAGCTTGTCAGGAGGCATTCCTTCATCTTTTAGCAACTTAAAACTCCTCCAAACACTTGGTCTATCAAACAATAACTTATCAGG TTGGAAATGTTGA
- the LOC120281273 gene encoding LRR receptor-like serine/threonine-protein kinase EFR produces MVTTLFAFETEDHLALLGFKNGVTYDPSGALDSWNDRVYFCNWTGISCSRMHKGRVTSINLSMLGLGGFISPSIANLSLLNNIELSLNEFSGEVPPEFGRLHQLRYLNLSFNALHGMIPVSLINCSQLRFLDLFGNQLNGSIPVVHGGTLPKLKVLVLSNNSLTGVIPSSIGNLSSLVQLRLAVNHIQGIIPEELGRLSNFDHFQVSWNLLHGTIPSVLFNISSMSFISVAGNQLHGRLPSSLGTKLSKLTSFYIARNMFTGAIPASLSNASLLETIYISSNQFSGTVPPIFLEGCMVFMTSI; encoded by the coding sequence ATGGTCACCACTTTGTTCGCATTCGAGACTGAAGATCACTTAGCATTGCTTGGATTCAAGAATGGAGTTACTTATGATCCTTCTGGAGCTCTTGATTCTTGGAATGATAGAGTTTATTTCTGCAACTGGACTGGTATCTCTTGCTCTCGCATGCACAAAGGTAGAGTTACCTCTATCAACCTCTCCATGTTGGGCCTGGGAGGCTTCATATCACCCTCCATTGCCAATCTTAGCCTCCTGAACAACATTGAGCTCTCTCTCAACGAATTCTCCGGCGAGGTCCCACCGGAGTTTGGTCGCCTGCACCAGCTGCGGTACCTGAACCTAAGCTTCAATGCGCTTCATGGCATGATCCCAGTAAGTTTGATCAACTGTTCTCAACTCAGATTTCTCGACTTGTTTGGCAACCAGCTCAATGGTTCTATCCCTGTTGTGCATGGTGGAACTCTCCCCAAGCTCAAGGTCCTGGTTTTATCCAATAACAGTCTCACTGGAGTCATTCCATCATCCATTGGGAACCTTTCTTCTCTAGTTCAACTCCGTTTGGCAGTAAATCATATACAAGGAATTATCCCTGAAGAACTTGGCAGACTGTCAAACTTTGATCATTTTCAGGTGTCCTGGAACTTGCTCCATGGGACAATCCCTTCAGTTTTGTTCAACATTTCATCTATGAGCTTTATAAGCGTTGCAGGCAATCAGCTCCATGGTAGGCTTCCTTCAAGTTTAGGTACCAAGCTTTCTAAACTCACATCCTTTTACATTGCCCGAAACATGTTTACCGGAGCCATCCCTGCTTCACTGTCCAATGCTTCTCTTCTAGAGACAATTTATATTTCAAGTAACCAGTTTAGTGGGACAGtgcctccaatttttttggAGGGATGCATGGTCTTCATGACCTCAATTTAG